Sequence from the Plasmodium yoelii strain 17X genome assembly, chromosome: 10 genome:
ACGAACAACCGTACGcttattaacattttatattagtattcgttatttggatttcggaaacgatctcaaaaacaacatttaagagaaaaactaaaaacataaagaagagaatggatcattaatatatggtTCGAATAACAgtgactatttcaggaatagtaataatgattgatatatttaagaaacaatatttggaaataagtaatttttgcataatttttatacagTTTTTATGTTTCGGGCCAGGGTTGTGTTTGTGTAACCCATATTTGGGTTAGggataagtattatatctttatttaattttttataatttgaacactaatttaatatatgtataattccGTATAGTTAACCACGAGATAAAgtttaaatatgcaaccaaaaaaggACTACTTTCATCAATATTAAAGGAACtacataacatttttttcaaaaatcacaatatatataaatgcgTGTTAATAtggatttaatatgattaaaaaaaatgtatatattggatatattaatatagatattgttatatatgaattcatattattctatataataatttcctattatataaaatttgttaatctACGGTTATATCGAATTATGCATAACGCAATgcttctttatttgatgaaaattttatttaatgaaacttattatttctatcatatttgttttaatttaaattatattacgccaatacaattgtaataatagcattataTGTGAGGCTGGGTGTGAATTATAAGATGattcattttgaatattcatcTACATTACAATATACATTCATATTAATACGTTTGTTTTTaagattaattaaacatattaacaatatataataagtaGTCATATAATAcagattcataaaatatcgatcgaggtTCGACAACACAacgatatctataaaagattttttatgcatctaacatttttaataatacaataaaaatatacatattaataaaaaattacattatagatataggcatactatccttttaacttTCGAGTATATATGGTATAATTTTATgctaaagttttaaattcaaataatataaatcgttctatatacattaatttatttactataaaggtagaatattagattaatcactattaatttttaaactttatagttttgaggcacaaataaattattttttaaaatagttaaaagaaaaaatataagtatattaataaaatttaatgttatagtttgttataatacttataaacaatatagtacataaaattaatgttattctaatattgatatatatataatattgtattaatgactaaaactgaaatatgttaatttttggaaatatatacaattatatattaatgcaaagtatatataaaaattatgtaattaatttaatttgaattaatagtatttttattatgttactatatatatacaacttcacagatatataatttaaatataatgtttttacgagataatatatatgttctaaaataatttaaaaactatGAAGCGaggaaatattatacatagatttaaagtatttttattaagagcattaattattccgttgtactatacagtgacatagcagtaacaataataatagtaataacaatagataaacgtattaaatacgaaaaatatattatgtttatttgatTCAAATacgtttatatatattattaaaggtatgataagattaaaattgtatgcataaaagatcaaataaaatattataatatttatttaagtatGCATTAATgcgataatattagaattaacactaccaagaaaaataatattaataattttatagttttcttaaaaatatagtttattataaaatatatagtataatattatttattaaaatataaaagcaaactatatatttagaaaagtaataattctaagttatttttaatgtatatattaattgaAAGTTTTAATGgcagaaaatataattaaactatgtagaataaataaatattatatggctacatccttgtcttaaaaaaacatacttcccttatctctcctctcaaagtgcaatataccaacctaatacacatagtcttctattatactttaaaattcgcatcaatacttatttatatgttaatatttaatatttctaagtattattttaaaaaaatatgcattaaaaGTCTTATTTAAGTTTATAAATCCGgtttcagtgctaattgtcgttCTAAACCGTGGGAAAggtgtgcaaaatatattataaaattacccaacaAGGAATACTTATAAATTGGAATTtgtagaaataaaaataaagttattgaaaatgttaaatataattgtaatggatatatattaaataaaaataatattaaaattatgtatatgcaattaaaaaagggaacaatgcaacttaattcgaaaataatataattttagaaaaaaacagtattatatattataagaaaaaattatataaaaatttaatatatctttaaaaatcactatttatatacttttaaggattatagtaataatataattttttattttttagattatacagtatttaagttttaggaCGTTTATTTTCTCtattaaagcatatttataagaagatatattctaaattcattacaatgttactttaatttttataataatggcCATATGAATGTTATTAAGGATAACAATTTAtgcaaaattgtattatatatatatgataaaacatGTATTAAACAAGCCCCAAAATAAGGTAATTTATCTAACtaccataaaaaatatataatattcttttagtaatatattatatcattattccatattaattttaaattgaaattaataataataataacatttttatctaCAGACAATTTCtgtatatagggttaaataattgtattatctattttagtatatatatgatatgaTACCCCCTTAACCTAGAGATTATAAAGTATATTCCATCATAATGAATGATGAATTGGTATATACactttttgatattatatttcctataaacttcattaagttttattttaataacattttcttaatacatgtttttattaattttttttaaatgttttttagTGTAGAAAATTTGGTGTTTTGAAGGCGTATTTACCCGATGAATTAGGCGAAACTGGAACACTCACTTTTGGTGAAAATAagaattttattaaatactGCCCTGAGAATGGTTCAGGAGGAAATGAATGCAATAATGATCTCGATAGAATTACGGCTGGATTTTTATGGTCACTTGAACAATGTTATTCTGGACTCGTAAATAAAGATCATAATgcaaatagtaataatgcattttttctatatatgaTTTCATGGATTAGTTACAAATTAAATCAAATCAAAGAGAAGGGATTCACAACAATAAACGAATtttttactaaaaatgtaaaaaatagtggtaaatataaacaatttataAGTGATGCCTATAAAATTGGAGAACTTAAGAAATTCATGGATGAAAGAGATTATTTGatgaatattaatattgaGGATCTGTCTAAATGTTATGATTCattcaaattattatgtaatatgTATGATGATGTTGAAACGAATAAACCTGGTGACACATTGTCAAATAATGTTACTATGTTTGTTAACAAATATACAGAACTCAAAGATGACTATAATATTGGAGATACTACACGTAGTAAAATATTGCCTGTtttatcaactgattatgataattttaaaaattattgtacTAGAAAAGGTGCTAATTGTAAATATTCTTCATCCTTTCCAGAGATATCAGAATTTTCTGCACAAATATATGGAGTTACATCATCAAGCTCGTCGACAGGAAAGaaattatttacagttttatcgatatttggtgcaatagcattttttttaggaatttcttataaggtaaataataagaaattaaaaaattattttcattatatatatgcaacaCATTAACAAACAATCATacgtttcttaacattttatattagtattcattatttggatttcggaaacgatttaaaaaacaacaaataagagaaaaaataaaaaatataaagaagaaaatgaatcgttaatatatgattcgaatagagtgactatttcaggaatagtaataatgatttatatattttaagaaactgtctatttagaaataagtaatttttgcataatttttatatagttttatgttgtggaacccatattcagGTTAGGgctaaatattatatctttatttaattttttataattttaactctaatttaatatatgtataattccgtatgtttaatcacaagATGAAATTCAAAAGTCAAATATGCCCCCTCAAAGGAACATATCCATAAATATGAAAGGGGTcgcataatattttttcatatgttataatatattaaattgagtgttcatgtcaatttaatatgattaaaataaaatgtctatattgtatatattaatatagatattggttatatatgaagtgatattatgatatatgaaattgcctattatataaaacctGTTAATCAGgggctatattgaattatccACATAATATACAATGCATTTCTTTGTTTGgtgaaacattttatttagtaaagcTTATAATTTGTGCCactaattattttaatttaaatcgtatttttataaccgaacagtataataa
This genomic interval carries:
- a CDS encoding PIR protein, whose amino-acid sequence is MNDELCRKFGVLKAYLPDELGETGTLTFGENKNFIKYCPENGSGGNECNNDLDRITAGFLWSLEQCYSGLVNKDHNANSNNAFFLYMISWISYKLNQIKEKGFTTINEFFTKNVKNSGKYKQFISDAYKIGELKKFMDERDYLMNINIEDLSKCYDSFKLLCNMYDDVETNKPGDTLSNNVTMFVNKYTELKDDYNIGDTTRSKILPVLSTDYDNFKNYCTRKGANCKYSSSFPEISEFSAQIYGVTSSSSSTGKKLFTVLSIFGAIAFFLGISYKYSLFGFRKRFKKQQIREKIKNIKKKMNR